Genomic DNA from Halobaculum sp. CBA1158:
CTCGCCGTCCACCGGGTCGTCGCTGTCGGCCGGGATCGCCCAGAACTCGTCGAACCCCTTGAAGTGGTCGAGGCGGGCGTAGTCGACGAGCGAGAACAGTCGCTCCAGTCGGTCGAGCCACCAACTGTATCCCGTCTCCGCGAGGTGCGCCCAGTCGTACACGGGATTCCCCCAGCGCTGGCCGTCGTCGCCGGGGTTCGGCGGGACGCCCGCGACCGCGGCGGGGCGGCCGTCGTCGGTCAGGTCGAACGCCTCGGGCGCGGCCCACACGTCCGCCGAGTCGAGCGCGACGTAGATCGGGAGGTCACCGAGGATCTCGACGCCGCGGTCGGCGGCGGCCGCGCGCAGGTCCGTCCACTGGCGGTCGAACGTCCACTGACAGAACGCGCGAAAGTCGATCTCGTCGGCCAGCTTCTCGCGGTACTCCGCGAGCGCGTCGCGATCGCGGGTGCGGACGGGCGCGGGCCACTCGGTCCAGGGGTCGCCGTCGAACTCCCGCTTGAGCGCGCGAAACAGCGCGTAGTCGACGAGCCAGTCGTCTTCCGCCTCGCGGTAGGCCGCGAACGCCTCGCGCTCGTCGTCGCCGGCGGACTCCCGGAAGCGGTCGAAGGCGGTCCGCAGGCGGTCGGTCGTGAACGCCTCGACGGCGTCGTAGTTCGTCTCGTGCGGGGAGAAGCCGGGGTCCGGTGCCCCCGACGGGTCGACCTCGTCGTCGGTGAGGTACCCCCGGTCTGCGAGCGCGCGGAGGTCGACGAGCAGGGGGTTGCCCGCGAACCCCGAGTACGTCTGGTACGGCGAGTGCCCGTGAACGTCGACCGTGGGTCCGAGCGGGCACACCTGCCAGACGCTCTGGTCGCCGCGATCGAGGAACTCGAGGAACGAGCGCGCGCCCGCGCCGAGGTCGCCGATCCCGTGGGGACCGGGGAGGGCCGTGGGGTGGAGCAGGACGCCGCTTCGTCGGTCGAACCGCATGCACGGTCCCTCACGCCGGGGACGTATCAGTTGTCGGGTCGAACGGTCGTCCGTTCGATCGCGAGCGACACCGCCGCCTCCGCGACGACCGCGAACCCACCCGATCGACGCCTAGTGACTAAGTACCGTACACCCAAACCTCCACGCGATGCCGCACAAGGTCCTGATGCTGGGGTGGGGATTCCCGCCGAACGTGACCGGGGGACTCGACACAGCGGTCGGCGAACTGTTCGAGCGCCTCCGCGAGCGCGACGGCATCGAGGTGGAGTTGGTGCTCCCCGCGGAGTACGCCCCGGCGGACCGGGACGGGATCCACGGCGTTCCAACCGGCGAGGGCGACATCATCACCCGGATCGGCCGGTTATCGGGGGCGTTCGTCGAGCGCGCGGCCGACGCGGACATCGTCCACACGAACGACTGGTTCGGCTACAATCCCGGGTCGCGCGCGCAGGCGAACCACGATGTGGAGTGGGTCACGACGTTTCACTCGCTGTCCTCGGACCGCAACGCCGACCCGCCCGAGCGCGAGACGCGCACGGAGCAGCGCGTCGTCAATCGGTCGGACCACCTGCTCGCGGTCAGCGAGTTCACCGCCCGCAAGATCGCCCGCGAGTACGGCGGCGACGCGGAGGTGCTGTACAACGGCTTCTCCGCCGTCGAGACGACCGGCCGGGACCTGAAGGCCGACCTGGAGATCGACGGGGAGATGCTGTTCTTCGTCGGCCGCCACACCGATCAAAAGGGGCTGTCGTACCTGCTGTACGCGCTCTCGAAGATCGGGCGCGACGACGTGACGCTCGTGGTCGGCGGCACGGGCCACCTCACCGACCAACTGAAGCGGTTCGCCGAACTGCTCGACCTCGAGGACAGGGTTCGGTTCGTCGGCTACGTCCCCGAGGAGGAACTGGGCGACTACTACGCGAGCGCGGATCTCTTCGTCTCGCCGTCGCTTGCGGAGCCCTTCGGAATCACCATCGTCGAGGCGCTGTCGGCGGGGACGCGCGTCGTCGCCGGCCCGAGCGGTGCCGCGGAGCTGCTCCCCGAGGACTGCCTGATCGAGGTCGAACCGGACTCCGACGCCATCGCCGCCGGGATCGAGCGCGGCCTCGCGATGGACACGCCCCTGGAGTACGAGATCCGGACCTGGGAGGAGGTCGCCGACGAACACGTCGCCTTCTACGAGCGGATCCTCGCGGACGACGACGGGGACGAGAAGACGGGACGGGGGGACGCCGACAGAGGGAACCACCCCGCCGGCGACCGGGAGACCGAACGTGGCGACGACGAGTCGGCGGCTACCTGAGTAGTCTGAAGTCAGTCACCGGTTCGGGGTGAACGATCCGGAAGCCGTCGGCGGTCGGCTCGAGCCCCTCGCCGCCGTCCGGCGGGCCACCGCGCTGGTAGGGACTGTCGGACTCCCCCGGGGACTGATACGGGCTGTCCCTGCTCCCCGGTGACTGGTACGGATCGTCCGAGGTCGCCGACTGATACGGGCTGTCGGACGGCCCGGGGCCGGTGCCGTGGGCGTCGCTCTCCGTCCCGGCGGAGGCCGGCGGTCGGTCGAAGTCCTCCGGGGGGAGGTAGATCCGCTCGCCGCCGGCCGAGCGCACGACGACGGCCGCGTCGCGGTCGCCGGTCACGGTGACGACCGTGCGGCCGTCGGCGATGTCGATGTCGACGGACACCGGCGGGTCTGGGCCGTCGGTACCGGCGTTCCGGTGATCGCCCTCGGCGGGGGCGTCGGTGGCGTCGGTGCCGTCGTCGCGGTCGTCGCGGTCGTCGCCCTGCATATCGGTGGCGTCCCCCGCCGATCACTTAGCGGTTCCCCGGACCCACCCGGCCGGCCGTGTGGCGGTGGCGGTCGATCACCTCAGGTCGCGGCGAAAGAGCGAAACGGGTCCCCGACGACGACCCGGACATGAGACACCCGGGTCGCCCGCGCGTGTGCGCCGTGGGCGAGGCCGTCGAGATCGCGCCGCGCGATCCCGACCCGAGCGCCGACTACGGTTGGAGCATCGCCCGCGCGCCGGCCGGCTCGACTGCCGCCGTCGACCCCGACGCCGCGGTGCAATGGTTCGAACCGGACCGCCCCGGCCGCTACCGCCTCCGACTCCGGACGCCCGAGACGACCCACGAGCTGACCGTCCGCGCGTTCGACGAGGGGCTCTCGCCCGACGGCGACGAGGCGACCGGACCGCCGGCGTACTCCGGCGACGCCGGCGACGATCACGACGCCCTCGCGGGGAAGGTCGCCGGCGACGACCCCGACGGCACCGGCGCGTCGGGTGGATCCGGGCTCCCGACCGACGCCGGCGGCGATCCCGAGGGAGCCGCCGACCGCCCCCGGGTCCACCTCGAGACCGCGGTGACGGACGAGGCTGTGGTGATCGAGGCGGACGTGCGACCTCGCGGCCGATCCGCCGGCCGCGACGCCGACCGCGCCGGCGACGCCGACGGGGCGACGGCCGCGGCCCCGCGCGTGGAGTTCCTGATCGACGACCGCGACGACCTGTCGACCGCGGCGGCGACCGTCGACGGGCGGACGCTCACTATCCCTCGCGAGCGACTCGGCGCGCGCGCCCGGGTGTACGCCGTGCCCGTGACCGACGACGCCTACGGCGTTACCGACGCGGTCGACGTTCGGCGGGCACGCGCCGGGGGAGACGCCCGCGACGGCGACAGCGACCTCGACGGTGACAGCAACCGCAACGGCGACAGCGACCGCAACGCCGGCAGCGACCTCGACGGCGACCGCAACGCAGACGCCGACGGCGACGCGTTCGAGGTGGATCGGCCGTTCGATCCGCCATCGTGGGCGCTGGACACGCGGATCTACGAGGTGTACGTGCGGACGTTCGACGACTCGGAGGCGGCCGGTTCGCACCTCGACGCGGTCCGTGAACGGCTCGGGGAACTGGAGGAACTCGGCGTCGACACGCTGTGGCTCACGCCGGTGTTGGAGCACGACGGCGCGCCCCACGGCTACAACATCACGGACTTCTTCTCGGTCGCGGCGGACCTGGGCGGACGCGAGGCGTACGAGGCGCTCGTCGACGCGGCCCACGACCGCGGCATGCGGGTGCTGTTCGACCTCGTGTGCAACCACTCCGCGCGCGAGCACCCCTTCTTCGAGGACGCCTACGGGAACCCCGACAGCCCGTACCGCTCGTGGTACGAGTGGGACGAAGGCGGCGAGCCGGGGACGTACTTCGACTGGGAGCGGATCGCCAACTTCGACTTCTCGTCGCTGGCGGTGCGTCGGCACCTGCTCGACGCCGTCGACGAGTGGGCTCCGCTGGTCGACGGCTTTCGGTGCGACATGGCGTGGGCCGTGCCCAACGGCTTCTGGACGGAGGTCCACGACCGGGTGAAGGCCCGCGACGCGGAGTTCCTCCTGCTCGACGAGACGATCCCGTACATCCCGGACTTCCAGGCGGGGCTGTTCGACATGCACTTCGACTCGACGACGGCGTTCGCGCTCCGGGAGGTCGGCGACGGCAACCGCGCGGCCGAGGGCGTCCTCGAGGCCGTCGAGGAGCGCCGCCGGGTCGGCTTCCCCGAGCACGCGTCGTTCATGCTGTACCACGAGAACCACGACGAGCCGCGGTACCTCGCCTCCTACGGCGACGCGGCCGCCCTCGCCGCCGCCGGCGCGCTCGCGACCCTCCCCGGCGCGCCGATGGTGTACGCCGGCCAGGAACTCGGACAGCTCGGCCGGCGCGACCGCATCGACCGCTCGGCCCCTCGCGAGGACCTCCGCGAGCACTACCGCCGCCTGCTCGCGCTCCGCGACGAGCGTCCGGCGTTGGCCCACAGGGCGGCGCTCTCGCGGGTCGAGTACGCGGTCCGCGACGGCGACCCGCGGTCGGTCGTCGCCTTCCGCCGGGAAGCGGTCGCCGAGGGCGACGGGTCCGACGACGACGGCCGATCGGGGGACGCGGTCGTCGTCGTGCTCAACTTCGCCGAGGAGACCGCACGGGTCCGCGTCGACGCGCCCGCGACGGCGACCGACCTCGTCACGGGCGAGCGCGTCGCCGCCGACGGCCCGGGATCGGGGACGGAACCCGCCGCCGGCGACGAGGCGAGCGCGGCCGCCGCCGGCGACGACGGCGACGGCGACGACGACGGCGCGGGCGTGGCCGTCGCGGTCGACGACGTGGTCGTGTTGCCCGTGCGGCGCTGAGCGAACGGCGCGTCGCGACCGACGACCGTGCCATCGCCACGCACACCGCTGAGACTTTAACCACGGACCTGGTTTCACGGGTGAATGCGGCTGCGAACGGCACTCAACGACTACAAGCGCGCGGGCGGGCACGGCGCGGCCGGAACCGCGAGCACCGTCCGCGGCGGGTTCTCCGGACGGGGCGAGCGACTGGTCCATGTCGACCCTGCGGGCGGGATCCGCGACTTCTCGGCGGCGCTGTCGGGCCTGTCGGGGATCGACCGCTCCCGCTTCGGGATCGAAACGGGCGAGCGCACCTACTGGTTCGACGACCTGGAGACGGTCCGCCAGCACCACTACCGGGAGACGACGCTCGTCGAGACGGAGTACGACGCCGGCGAGTTCACCGTCCACCAGTACGACCTCACCCTCGGGCGAGCGCACGCGACCCACGTCGAGCTTCGGGGGTCGGTCCCCTCGGAGGCGCGGCTCGTGGCGTTTCTCACGTTCGCGCCGGAGGGCCGGGAGACGCGCGTCGGCCGGCTCATCCACGAGGGCGACGGCCCGGCCGGCGGCGACGCGATGGAGGTGTTCCACCGCGAGGAACACGACTACGTCACAGCCTCCACCGGCCTCGACGACGTGCGCGCGCAGGTCCCCGAGCGCTTCGAGGAGATACTCGACCCCGAGCCGGTGTCGCTCCCCCGCGAGGGCGCGCTCAACCGCTACGAGGACACGCACCTCAGCGGCGACGCGGTCGTCACCGCCCCCTTGGAGCGCGCGGGACGCGGTCTCCGGACGACGCTGGTCACGCTCCTGGCGGACAACGGCCAACACGACCGCGAACGCGTGCTCGCGGATCTCCGGGAGTGCGCCCGCGAGCACGCCGGGGCCGACGAACTCCGGACCGTCGCCCACGAGCTCGCCGCCGTCGCCGTCGACGAGGACGGCCCCCGGCGCGGCACCGTGAGAGCGGACCTGCGGGCGCTGGACCTGCTCGCGGCCCCGTCGGGTGCCCGGATCGCGGGGCCGGAGTTCGACCCGTTCTTCCGCGACTCCGGCGGGTACGGCTACACCTGGTTCCGCGACGACGCCCGGATCAGCGGGCAGTTGCTCGCGGCCGACGAGCCGCTCGGGCTGGGCGTCGAGACCGCAGAACTGGCCCGCAGCGCCCGCTTCTACTGCGAGACCCAGCGACCGGACGGCTCGTGGCCCCACAGGGTGTGGGCCTCGGACGGCTCGCTGGCCCCCGGCTGGGCGAACGCCCGCGTCGAGGGACGGGCCGACTCCGACGAGTACCAGGCCGACCAGACCGCGACGACGGTCGCGTTCCTCGCGGCGCTGTTGCGCGAGCGCGGCGACGAGCTGTCGGCCGACGACGAGACGCGGATCCGCGCGGCCGTCGCCGCCGGCGTCGACTCGCTCGACGAGAGCCGCCGGGGCGACGGCCTGCCCGAGCGGTGTCAGAACCTCTGGGAGGACTCGGCCGGCCGGTTCGCCCACACGGCCGCGACGTTCCTCGAGGCGTACGCCGCCGTCGCCCGCGCGCCCGTGGACGCGACGCTGCGAGAGCGGGCTCGCGAGGGCGCGAGCGCGACGTTCGACGGGCTGGAGCGACTGTGGGACGCCGACGAGGGGCGGTACGCCCGTCGCCTCGCCGACGGCGAGCGCGACGGCCGCCTCGACGCCGCGACGGTCGCGCTCGTGGAGGCCGCCGCCGCGTACGACGCCGTCGAGGGGCTGTCGCTCGCGGACGACGACCTCGACCGGCTGGTCGACCACGTCGAGGCGACGCTGGCCGGGCTGTATCGAGATCCCGACGACTCGGCCGTCGCGGGGCTGATCCGCTACGAGGGCGACGGCTGGCGTACTGACGGGCAGGACGGCGAGAAGGTGTGGACGCTCGCGACGGGGATGGGCGCGACCGGCGCGGCGACGCTCGGGGGGCTGCTCGCCGACCGCGGCCGCGGCGAGACGGCCGATCGGCTGTTCGAGCAGGCGGCCGACCTCTACGAACTCCTGGAGGAGAACGGCCCGCTGACGACGGCGATGGGGTATCTCCCCGAGCAGTGGTACGACGACGGGACGGCCGACAGCGCGACGCCGCTGGGGTACGCCCACGGCTTCCGCCTGCGGGCGACGGCCGCGCTCGCCGAGCGCGACGCCCTCCCGAGCGCGGCGGCGTCGCCGTCGCCCCCGACCGACCGGCCGCGGTGGACGACCGGCGAGAAGTACGGCGTCGGCACCGCCGCCGACCACGACGCCGACGAGCCCTCGCGGATGTGGTTCACCCTGACGCAGGGGGCGCTGACGGAGGTGCGGTTCCCGCGAGTGGACCTGATGAACCTCAGGACGCTGGATTTCATCGTCTCGGCGACCGACGAGGAGTACACCGTCCGCACCCACGTCGAGGGGCCGCGGACGACCGACGACACCGTCGAACGTCGGGTGGAGCCGACGGCCGACGACGCGCTGCTGTTCCGGCACGTCGTCGCGGAGACGGGCGACGGACGCGGACACGAGTGGGAGCTGACCGTCGAGTACGCGGTCGACCCGAGCCACGACGCGCTGGTGGCCGACATCGACTTCCGCGCGGTCGACGACGCGGAGTACGACGTGTTCGCGGTCGCCGACGCCGCGCTCACGAACACGGGGACGCGCGACCGGGCCCTGCGGCTCGGCACGCCCGGGAGCCATCACCTCGTCGCCCGCGACGCCGGCGCGTACACCGGCGAGGGCGGGGAGGGTCGCCTCGTCGACGAGAACGGCGACGGCTACTCCGTGGCGGTCGCGATGGCGACGGCCGACCGCTTCGACTGGGCGACGGTGTGTGCCGCCGGCGGCGACGACCTCACGACGCTGTTCACCGAGGGGACCGTCCCCGAGACCCGCGAGTCGATCGACGACGACAACGTCGTGCTCGTCGGTCG
This window encodes:
- the malQ gene encoding 4-alpha-glucanotransferase; the protein is MRPRREGPCMRFDRRSGVLLHPTALPGPHGIGDLGAGARSFLEFLDRGDQSVWQVCPLGPTVDVHGHSPYQTYSGFAGNPLLVDLRALADRGYLTDDEVDPSGAPDPGFSPHETNYDAVEAFTTDRLRTAFDRFRESAGDDEREAFAAYREAEDDWLVDYALFRALKREFDGDPWTEWPAPVRTRDRDALAEYREKLADEIDFRAFCQWTFDRQWTDLRAAAADRGVEILGDLPIYVALDSADVWAAPEAFDLTDDGRPAAVAGVPPNPGDDGQRWGNPVYDWAHLAETGYSWWLDRLERLFSLVDYARLDHFKGFDEFWAIPADSDDPVDGEWREGPGRDFFETVREAFGELPFVAEDLGFLDAESAALREAFDVPGMRVPHYADWCQQGHLYQPMHYPEDCVAYTSTHDTDTAVGYYESLGDRQRECLHYNLGTDGVEIEWDLIEAVWNSEATLAVTTMQDLLGLDSHARFNTPGTAEGNWRWRVTEAGLDDDAAERLARLTDATVR
- a CDS encoding glycosyltransferase family 4 protein, whose product is MLGWGFPPNVTGGLDTAVGELFERLRERDGIEVELVLPAEYAPADRDGIHGVPTGEGDIITRIGRLSGAFVERAADADIVHTNDWFGYNPGSRAQANHDVEWVTTFHSLSSDRNADPPERETRTEQRVVNRSDHLLAVSEFTARKIAREYGGDAEVLYNGFSAVETTGRDLKADLEIDGEMLFFVGRHTDQKGLSYLLYALSKIGRDDVTLVVGGTGHLTDQLKRFAELLDLEDRVRFVGYVPEEELGDYYASADLFVSPSLAEPFGITIVEALSAGTRVVAGPSGAAELLPEDCLIEVEPDSDAIAAGIERGLAMDTPLEYEIRTWEEVADEHVAFYERILADDDGDEKTGRGDADRGNHPAGDRETERGDDESAAT
- the malA gene encoding alpha-amylase MalA, which gives rise to MRHPGRPRVCAVGEAVEIAPRDPDPSADYGWSIARAPAGSTAAVDPDAAVQWFEPDRPGRYRLRLRTPETTHELTVRAFDEGLSPDGDEATGPPAYSGDAGDDHDALAGKVAGDDPDGTGASGGSGLPTDAGGDPEGAADRPRVHLETAVTDEAVVIEADVRPRGRSAGRDADRAGDADGATAAAPRVEFLIDDRDDLSTAAATVDGRTLTIPRERLGARARVYAVPVTDDAYGVTDAVDVRRARAGGDARDGDSDLDGDSNRNGDSDRNAGSDLDGDRNADADGDAFEVDRPFDPPSWALDTRIYEVYVRTFDDSEAAGSHLDAVRERLGELEELGVDTLWLTPVLEHDGAPHGYNITDFFSVAADLGGREAYEALVDAAHDRGMRVLFDLVCNHSAREHPFFEDAYGNPDSPYRSWYEWDEGGEPGTYFDWERIANFDFSSLAVRRHLLDAVDEWAPLVDGFRCDMAWAVPNGFWTEVHDRVKARDAEFLLLDETIPYIPDFQAGLFDMHFDSTTAFALREVGDGNRAAEGVLEAVEERRRVGFPEHASFMLYHENHDEPRYLASYGDAAALAAAGALATLPGAPMVYAGQELGQLGRRDRIDRSAPREDLREHYRRLLALRDERPALAHRAALSRVEYAVRDGDPRSVVAFRREAVAEGDGSDDDGRSGDAVVVVLNFAEETARVRVDAPATATDLVTGERVAADGPGSGTEPAAGDEASAAAAGDDGDGDDDGAGVAVAVDDVVVLPVRR
- a CDS encoding glycoside hydrolase family 15 protein, with amino-acid sequence MRLRTALNDYKRAGGHGAAGTASTVRGGFSGRGERLVHVDPAGGIRDFSAALSGLSGIDRSRFGIETGERTYWFDDLETVRQHHYRETTLVETEYDAGEFTVHQYDLTLGRAHATHVELRGSVPSEARLVAFLTFAPEGRETRVGRLIHEGDGPAGGDAMEVFHREEHDYVTASTGLDDVRAQVPERFEEILDPEPVSLPREGALNRYEDTHLSGDAVVTAPLERAGRGLRTTLVTLLADNGQHDRERVLADLRECAREHAGADELRTVAHELAAVAVDEDGPRRGTVRADLRALDLLAAPSGARIAGPEFDPFFRDSGGYGYTWFRDDARISGQLLAADEPLGLGVETAELARSARFYCETQRPDGSWPHRVWASDGSLAPGWANARVEGRADSDEYQADQTATTVAFLAALLRERGDELSADDETRIRAAVAAGVDSLDESRRGDGLPERCQNLWEDSAGRFAHTAATFLEAYAAVARAPVDATLRERAREGASATFDGLERLWDADEGRYARRLADGERDGRLDAATVALVEAAAAYDAVEGLSLADDDLDRLVDHVEATLAGLYRDPDDSAVAGLIRYEGDGWRTDGQDGEKVWTLATGMGATGAATLGGLLADRGRGETADRLFEQAADLYELLEENGPLTTAMGYLPEQWYDDGTADSATPLGYAHGFRLRATAALAERDALPSAAASPSPPTDRPRWTTGEKYGVGTAADHDADEPSRMWFTLTQGALTEVRFPRVDLMNLRTLDFIVSATDEEYTVRTHVEGPRTTDDTVERRVEPTADDALLFRHVVAETGDGRGHEWELTVEYAVDPSHDALVADIDFRAVDDAEYDVFAVADAALTNTGTRDRALRLGTPGSHHLVARDAGAYTGEGGEGRLVDENGDGYSVAVAMATADRFDWATVCAAGGDDLTTLFTEGTVPETRESIDDDNVVLVGRVGTGRRTAETLALGFARQADAAAALGEAAGALAHGYEGVRESYRDTWRAFLADKPLPASVAGDDALANQYRTALMTLRAVEDKTYRGASVASPSVPWGEAVDAAERKGYGYNFVWARDLYQVFTAAELTGDLETAANQLAYIYEYQQDEDGFIPQNTYLNGVTRWGGEQMDNISFPAVMAYHLWADGLDFEDVAYDFEHVRRSADYVARNGPESAQERWEEEAGYSPSSIAAEIAGLACAGKLALEVGDEASALVWLALSDRWADEVESWTATETGTERHEHTPYYVRVTRDGDPEAGHLRTLANDGPRLDERDVIDAGFLELVRLGIKPWDDETVRNSVREVDDTIRVDLPAGAAFYRYNGDGYGERDEENVGAPWSVDNHGKGRLWPLLTGERGEYELHAFDDDRAVDADADDADADDADADDADADDEGGSGRDPALEPTELLRTMQRFANSGRMIAEQVWDRDYPTEYDWGYGEGTGSATPLAWSMAQFVRLAHGIDADEPAETPAFVRERFLERRLHEGDEKPALRVDTNFQGNTVVVSGETTGARVAVTTPVDSAAVDPEGGRFEVRLDIGYGENDITVAAAADEDVERAATTVTRFTV